Proteins found in one Gemmatimonadales bacterium genomic segment:
- a CDS encoding alpha/beta hydrolase, translating to MTNATPGSAASRSATMTNDEARQIERANGTARPPVVFVHGLWLLPGSWDRWAKMFEEAGYAALTPSWPDDPATVAEANAHPERLAGKGIAQVADHLAAIVRALKTKPAVVGHSLGGLLAQILAGRGLAKVTVAIDPAPFRGVLPLPLSALKSAWPILGNPANLGRAVPLTFAQFRYGFANAVSETEARELHQTFAVPAPGKPLFQAAAANLNPWTEARVDTANPGRGPLLIVSGERDHTVPWAIANASFRRQRHNPGVTEIVEIQDRGHALTIDHGWREVADTALAFIRRFA from the coding sequence ATGACGAACGCGACACCCGGATCCGCGGCCTCGCGCTCCGCGACGATGACGAACGACGAAGCGAGGCAGATCGAGCGCGCCAACGGCACGGCGCGGCCGCCGGTCGTGTTCGTCCACGGCCTCTGGCTGCTGCCCGGCAGCTGGGATCGGTGGGCGAAGATGTTCGAGGAGGCCGGCTACGCGGCGCTCACGCCCAGCTGGCCCGACGACCCCGCCACCGTCGCCGAAGCCAACGCACACCCCGAACGCCTGGCCGGCAAGGGCATCGCGCAGGTGGCGGACCACCTCGCGGCGATCGTTCGCGCGCTCAAGACGAAGCCCGCCGTCGTCGGCCACTCGCTCGGCGGCCTGCTGGCGCAGATCCTCGCCGGGCGCGGGCTCGCCAAGGTGACCGTGGCCATCGACCCGGCGCCGTTCCGCGGCGTGCTGCCGCTCCCGCTCTCGGCCCTGAAGTCCGCGTGGCCGATCCTCGGCAACCCGGCCAACCTCGGCCGCGCCGTGCCACTGACGTTCGCCCAGTTCCGCTACGGCTTCGCCAACGCGGTCAGCGAGACGGAGGCCCGGGAGCTCCACCAGACCTTCGCCGTGCCGGCGCCGGGGAAGCCGCTGTTTCAGGCCGCGGCCGCGAACCTCAATCCGTGGACGGAGGCCAGGGTGGACACCGCGAACCCCGGCCGCGGGCCGCTGCTGATCGTCTCCGGCGAGCGGGACCACACGGTGCCGTGGGCGATCGCGAACGCGTCGTTCCGGCGGCAGCGGCACAACCCGGGCGTCACCGAGATCGTGGAGATCCAGGACCGCGGGCACGCGCTGACGATCGACCACGGCTGGCGCGAGGTCGCCGACACCGCGCTGGCCTTCATCCGCCGCTTCGCCTGA